The following proteins are encoded in a genomic region of Sparus aurata chromosome 11, fSpaAur1.1, whole genome shotgun sequence:
- the impact gene encoding protein IMPACT: MADIIHPESEGDLQAQIEEVEALSSIYGDEWCVIDEASRIFCIKVSNDLEEPKLTACLQIILPPDYPSASPPIYQINAAWLRGPERAKLANSLEDLYVEHMGESILYLWVERIREFLLERSQSSETVDQPEKVNMTAEEEVDDDEDMPDFRTFKLNTEDAHLFIDQGNDEESPPIKHGTTITDRRSTFQPHLAPVVTPRQVKMVLEKLCENKKIASATHNIYAYRIYCEDKHSFLQDCEDDGETAAGGRLLHLLQILDVRNVMVVVSRWYGGILLGPDRFKHINNCARNILVEEGYTASTDETAKSGAKTKKPKAKKTK, from the exons ATTGAAGAGGTCGAGGCGCTGTCGTCCATCTATGGGGATGAGTGGTGTGTTATAGATGAAGCATCCAGAATATTTTGCATCAAAGTATCCAACGACTTGGAGGAGCCAAAACTTACAGCATGTTTGCag ATAATTCTCCCACCTGATTATCCGAGCGCATCGCCCCCTATCTACCAGATCAA TGCAGCGTGGTTGCGAGGCCCCGAGAGGGCCAAATTGGCAAACAGCCTGGAAGACCTCTATGT GGAGCACATGGGAGAGAGCATCCTTTACCTGTGGGTGGAAAGAATTCGAGAATTCCTCTTGGAGAGATCCCAGAGCTCAGAAACAG TGGATCAACCAGAAAAGGTGAACATGACGGCTGAGGAGGAAGTGGACGATGATGAGGACATGCCGGACTTCAGAACTTTCAAACTGAACACAGAAGATGCTCATCTCTTCATTGATCAAGGAAATG ATGAAGAGTCACCTCCTATAAAACATGGAACTACCATCACAGACCGACGTAGCACCTTCCAGCCTCACTTAGCACCTGTGGTGACCCCCAGACAG gtAAAAATGGTCCTGGAGAAGCTGTGTGAAAACAAGAAGATTGCTAGTGCCACTCATAATATTTATGCATACAG GATTTACTGCGAGGACAAGCACAGCTTCCTGCAGGACTGCGAGGACGACGGAGAGACCGCCGCGGGGGGGAGATTGCTCCATTTACTgcag ATTTTGGACGTGCGTAATGTCATGGTGGTCGTGTCTCGGTGGTACGGAGGTATTTTGCTGGGTCCGGACCGCTTCAAGCACATCAACAACTGTGCCAGAAACATCCTGGTAGAGGAGGGATACACTGCCTCCACG GATGAGACCGCCAAATCAGGAGCGAAGACCAAGAAGCCAAAagccaagaaaacaaaatga